The Desulfobacterales bacterium genome contains a region encoding:
- a CDS encoding fumarate hydratase — MVDFTYQEIFPLEADTTEYRLLTQEHVSLLEVDGKRLLQVAPQGLTLLAEQAFHDVSHYLRAAHLKQLAAIFDDPQGSANDKRVALELLKNAVIAAEGEFPMCQDTGTAIVIGKKGQGVWTGYSDEEAISKGIFNAYTNGNLRYSQNAPLNLYDEQNTSTNLPAQIELYAVPGDEYHFLFMAKGGGSANKTYLYQETKAVLTPDGLLKFMTDKMKSLGTAACPPYHLAFVIGGTSAELNLKTVKLATARYLDGLPTKGSATGHAFRDLELEARLLETSRELGIGAQFGGKYFCLDTRVIRLPRHGASCPIGVGVSCSADRNIKAKISSKGIFVEQLETHPAQYLPQVDVDDADAVRVDLNQSMDQIRAQLSQYPVATPLLLTGKIVVARDIAHAKLKERLDGGEPLPDYFKNHMIYYAGPAKTPPGYASGSFGPTTAGRMDPYVPIFQAQGASMIMLAKGNRSKGVTEACQKYGGFYLGSIGGPAARLGKECITSVETVAYEELGMEAIFMITVKDFPAFIIVDDKGNDFFEKLLG, encoded by the coding sequence ATGGTTGATTTTACCTATCAGGAAATATTTCCGCTGGAAGCTGATACCACTGAATATCGCCTTCTGACGCAGGAGCATGTATCTTTGCTGGAGGTTGATGGTAAACGGCTCCTGCAGGTGGCACCGCAAGGGCTGACGCTGTTGGCCGAGCAAGCCTTTCACGACGTATCACATTATCTGCGTGCGGCACACTTGAAACAGCTGGCCGCCATTTTTGATGATCCGCAAGGTTCCGCCAATGATAAACGCGTGGCGCTGGAGCTGCTAAAAAATGCGGTGATTGCCGCCGAAGGCGAGTTTCCCATGTGTCAGGATACCGGCACGGCCATCGTCATCGGGAAAAAAGGTCAGGGTGTCTGGACCGGTTACAGCGATGAGGAAGCCATTTCAAAAGGAATATTCAACGCATACACCAACGGCAACCTGCGCTATTCCCAGAATGCGCCCTTGAACCTGTACGACGAACAAAACACCAGCACCAATTTGCCGGCCCAAATTGAGCTTTACGCAGTGCCGGGCGATGAATATCATTTTTTGTTTATGGCCAAAGGCGGTGGGTCGGCCAATAAAACCTATTTGTATCAAGAGACCAAAGCCGTTCTGACCCCGGATGGACTGTTGAAATTCATGACGGACAAGATGAAATCTCTGGGGACGGCGGCCTGCCCGCCTTACCATTTGGCTTTTGTCATCGGCGGGACATCTGCCGAACTCAACCTCAAAACGGTCAAACTGGCCACCGCCCGGTATCTGGACGGTTTGCCGACCAAAGGCAGTGCGACGGGTCATGCATTTCGGGACCTGGAGCTGGAAGCCCGCCTGCTGGAGACTTCCCGCGAACTGGGTATCGGCGCTCAATTTGGTGGTAAATATTTTTGCCTGGACACGCGGGTGATTCGGTTGCCGCGGCACGGGGCCTCCTGTCCCATCGGTGTCGGAGTCAGCTGCAGTGCGGACCGCAATATCAAAGCCAAGATCTCATCAAAAGGGATTTTTGTGGAACAGCTGGAAACCCATCCAGCTCAGTACCTGCCCCAGGTCGATGTTGACGATGCCGATGCGGTGCGAGTAGATTTAAACCAGTCCATGGATCAAATCCGGGCACAGCTGAGCCAATATCCGGTGGCCACCCCGTTGTTGCTGACCGGCAAAATTGTGGTCGCCCGGGATATTGCCCATGCCAAATTAAAAGAGCGCCTGGATGGCGGTGAACCGTTACCGGACTATTTTAAAAATCATATGATCTATTACGCCGGGCCGGCCAAAACGCCACCGGGCTATGCATCCGGATCTTTCGGGCCAACCACCGCCGGTCGCATGGATCCGTATGTGCCGATTTTTCAGGCCCAGGGCGCTTCGATGATCATGCTGGCCAAAGGCAACCGCTCTAAAGGGGTGACCGAAGCCTGTCAGAAATACGGCGGGTTTTACTTAGGTTCTATAGGAGGGCCGGCAGCCCGACTCGGCAAAGAATGCATCACCAGCGTTGAAACCGTGGCATATGAAGAACTTGGCATGGAAGCCATTTTTATGATAACCGTAAAGGACTTTCCGGCCTTTATTATCGTCGATGATAAGGGGAATGATTTCTTTGAAAAACTTCTGGGTTAA
- a CDS encoding (Fe-S)-binding protein, with amino-acid sequence MPEGTLCNKKTVDTKEQLQALLADKSGKEYYQQMNDLDIDRKALWGTIQKTLKSRTKTWLEICSHCGLCAESCFYYLANGRDPKQVPSYKIQETLGKLIARKGDVDNAFMQKCMDWAYSKCTCCTRCGVYCPFGIDTGIMFSYLRGLLYGQGFVPWEMKIGSGMHRIFRAQMDITTEDWVDTCEWMAEEYEEDWPGLEIPVDKENADIIYTVNAREPKHYPEDIAEAAILFHVAGENWTVPSEGWEETSLAMFAGDWEAAKLQVESVYDAMDRLKPKSMVVTECGHAYRATVIEGPYWAGLKTGKTPIDSLHYVEWVAEALRTGKLKIDPAKKIKEPVTYQDSCNYIRNGGLADVAREIMSYIAEDFREMTPNREHNFCCGGGGGLNGIGRYREQRNIGMKVKRDQILGTGAKLVIAPCHNCWDAIRDLEEVYKIGIRWSFLKPLLINMLEVPEHLKPQEE; translated from the coding sequence ATGCCAGAAGGAACACTTTGTAACAAAAAGACTGTGGATACCAAAGAACAGTTGCAGGCCCTGTTGGCCGATAAAAGCGGCAAAGAATACTATCAGCAGATGAATGATCTGGATATTGACCGCAAAGCCCTGTGGGGCACAATTCAAAAAACATTGAAATCCCGCACCAAAACATGGCTGGAAATTTGCTCACATTGCGGTCTGTGTGCCGAAAGCTGCTTTTACTATTTGGCCAACGGCCGCGATCCAAAACAAGTGCCCTCTTATAAGATTCAGGAAACCTTAGGTAAATTGATTGCCCGCAAAGGGGATGTCGACAATGCCTTTATGCAAAAATGCATGGACTGGGCCTACTCAAAGTGTACCTGTTGCACCCGCTGCGGCGTTTATTGTCCCTTCGGGATTGACACCGGCATTATGTTCAGTTACTTGCGCGGCCTGCTCTACGGGCAGGGCTTTGTTCCCTGGGAAATGAAGATCGGATCCGGCATGCACCGCATTTTTCGCGCCCAGATGGATATTACCACCGAAGACTGGGTCGATACCTGTGAATGGATGGCCGAAGAATACGAGGAAGATTGGCCGGGGCTCGAAATTCCGGTGGATAAAGAAAATGCGGATATCATTTATACCGTCAATGCCCGGGAACCCAAACATTATCCGGAAGATATCGCCGAAGCCGCCATCCTGTTCCATGTGGCCGGCGAGAACTGGACGGTGCCAAGCGAAGGTTGGGAGGAGACTAGTCTGGCCATGTTTGCCGGTGACTGGGAAGCGGCCAAATTGCAGGTCGAATCGGTCTATGATGCCATGGACCGCTTAAAACCCAAAAGCATGGTGGTCACCGAATGCGGCCATGCCTACCGTGCCACCGTTATCGAAGGGCCTTATTGGGCCGGGCTTAAAACCGGCAAAACACCGATTGACAGCCTGCATTATGTTGAATGGGTGGCCGAAGCGCTGCGAACCGGAAAACTGAAAATCGATCCGGCCAAAAAGATCAAGGAACCGGTAACTTACCAGGATTCCTGCAATTATATCCGCAACGGGGGACTGGCCGACGTGGCCCGTGAAATCATGAGTTATATTGCCGAAGATTTCCGCGAAATGACCCCCAACCGCGAGCACAATTTCTGCTGCGGCGGCGGCGGTGGTTTAAATGGTATCGGCCGCTACCGCGAACAGCGCAATATCGGCATGAAGGTCAAACGGGATCAGATACTGGGAACCGGGGCCAAACTGGTCATTGCCCCCTGCCACAACTGTTGGGATGCTATCCGGGATCTGGAGGAAGTCTATAAAATCGGTATCCGCTGGTCCTTTTTAAAACCTCTGCTCATCAATATGCTGGAGGTTCCCGAACATCTTAAGCCCCAAGAAGAATAG
- the hybB gene encoding Ni/Fe-hydrogenase cytochrome b subunit → MSDEAATTGKSLITPFNVIAGIIVVLGLIVTVIRFTVGLDAVTNLSDYNPWGIWIGFDLLVGVALAAGGYVTSAAVYLFGMKKYHSAVRPAILTGFLGYALVVIALHYDVGRPWRLPYPFIMQRGTTSLLFEVAACVALYLTVLFIEFSPAAMEWLGLKRARKIVVRLTILLTIFGVVLSTLHQSSLGALFLIAPAKLHPLWYSPYLPVYFFISSIIAGLSMVIFESTLSHRYFAHKMDEAHLKEKDTVALGFGKAASMVLAGYFIIKVIGISEGNNWHLLSTNFGLWFLVELLGFVALPCFLYAVGVRDKNIKLIKWTAAWTVLGLVVNRLNISLIAFNWHLPASDRYFPHWMEIVITVFLVTLGVLAFRFIVTRMPILYSHPDYEDH, encoded by the coding sequence ATGTCTGATGAAGCCGCAACAACCGGCAAATCTTTAATAACACCTTTTAATGTGATTGCCGGAATTATTGTTGTCCTGGGACTAATTGTAACTGTGATACGGTTTACCGTCGGTCTGGATGCAGTCACCAATTTGTCCGACTACAATCCCTGGGGGATATGGATCGGTTTTGACCTGCTGGTAGGTGTGGCCCTGGCTGCCGGTGGCTATGTTACCTCGGCCGCGGTTTACCTTTTCGGCATGAAGAAATACCATTCGGCGGTACGTCCGGCTATTTTGACCGGTTTTTTAGGGTATGCCCTGGTTGTCATCGCGCTGCACTACGATGTGGGCCGACCCTGGCGACTGCCATATCCGTTTATCATGCAGCGGGGAACCACCTCTTTGTTGTTTGAGGTGGCCGCTTGTGTTGCGCTTTACCTGACGGTGCTGTTTATAGAATTCTCCCCGGCAGCCATGGAATGGCTGGGATTGAAGCGGGCCCGTAAAATAGTGGTCAGACTGACGATTCTGTTAACCATTTTCGGTGTTGTCCTGTCTACCCTGCACCAATCCTCGCTGGGTGCTCTGTTTTTGATTGCCCCGGCCAAATTGCATCCGCTGTGGTATTCGCCCTATTTACCCGTGTATTTCTTTATATCGAGTATCATTGCCGGCCTATCAATGGTGATTTTTGAAAGCACGCTGTCGCACCGCTATTTTGCCCATAAGATGGACGAGGCCCATCTAAAAGAAAAGGATACCGTTGCCCTCGGTTTCGGCAAAGCCGCCTCCATGGTGCTGGCCGGCTATTTTATCATTAAAGTCATCGGTATTTCTGAAGGCAATAATTGGCATTTGCTGAGCACCAATTTTGGGCTCTGGTTTCTGGTCGAATTGCTGGGCTTTGTGGCGCTGCCCTGTTTTCTGTATGCGGTCGGCGTGCGTGATAAAAATATAAAACTGATTAAATGGACGGCGGCCTGGACGGTTTTGGGTCTGGTGGTCAACCGCTTAAATATTTCTCTGATTGCCTTTAACTGGCATCTGCCGGCCAGCGATCGCTATTTTCCGCACTGGATGGAGATAGTGATTACGGTATTTCTGGTGACATTAGGCGTTCTGGCTTTCCGGTTTATTGTGACCCGGATGCCGATACTTTATTCGCACCCGGACTATGAGGACCACTAA
- a CDS encoding 4Fe-4S dicluster domain-containing protein has product MSITRRKFLGWLSAATAGTTLGKTANAASNKHFSGYPNSMGVLFDNTRCIGCRKCEEACNKVNELPAPERPFDDLSVMDTKRRTNARTYTVVNRFDDVSKANGKGPLYRKEQCNHCLEPACASACFVQAFTKTHKGAVIYDASVCVGCRYCMIACPFEIPTYEYDSAFTPRVMKCTMCSPRIEKGLLPGCVESCPTEALTYGKRTDLLKVARARISKFPDRYVNHIYGENEMGGTSWLYLSAVPFKEVAMREDLGVTPAPKLTAGALSAVPVVVGLWPVLLTGIYAMNKRKEKIAKEETALAVAAAVEQANTEAQATKKAEIEALNKMKQKEIDKAVKKALEETAKPAEEEDAEAQPDKAEKKPSEEGS; this is encoded by the coding sequence ATGTCGATCACACGCAGAAAGTTTTTAGGCTGGTTGAGTGCTGCAACCGCCGGCACGACCCTTGGAAAAACCGCTAATGCGGCTTCAAACAAGCATTTTAGTGGTTATCCGAACAGTATGGGGGTTTTGTTCGACAATACCCGCTGTATTGGATGCCGCAAATGCGAAGAAGCCTGCAACAAGGTCAACGAGTTGCCGGCTCCCGAGCGGCCGTTTGATGATCTCTCCGTTATGGATACCAAACGCCGCACGAATGCCAGGACCTATACCGTCGTTAATCGTTTTGATGACGTCAGCAAAGCCAATGGCAAAGGGCCGTTGTATCGCAAGGAGCAGTGCAACCATTGTCTTGAACCGGCCTGTGCGTCAGCATGCTTCGTGCAAGCATTTACCAAGACCCATAAAGGAGCTGTGATTTACGATGCCTCGGTTTGCGTGGGCTGCCGCTACTGCATGATTGCATGCCCCTTTGAAATACCCACTTACGAATACGACAGCGCCTTTACGCCACGGGTGATGAAATGCACGATGTGCTCCCCGCGCATTGAAAAGGGCCTGCTTCCCGGCTGTGTGGAGTCCTGCCCCACCGAAGCGCTGACTTACGGTAAACGCACGGACCTATTGAAGGTTGCCCGGGCGCGAATCAGCAAATTCCCCGATCGCTATGTAAATCACATTTACGGTGAAAATGAAATGGGCGGCACCAGTTGGTTGTATCTGTCAGCCGTGCCTTTCAAAGAGGTCGCCATGCGCGAAGACCTGGGGGTCACCCCGGCGCCGAAGCTAACCGCCGGTGCGCTCAGTGCTGTGCCGGTCGTTGTCGGGCTTTGGCCGGTGCTACTGACCGGCATTTATGCCATGAACAAGCGCAAAGAAAAGATCGCCAAAGAGGAAACAGCTCTGGCCGTTGCCGCTGCGGTCGAGCAAGCCAACACCGAGGCCCAAGCTACAAAGAAGGCCGAAATCGAAGCACTCAATAAAATGAAGCAAAAAGAGATCGATAAGGCGGTCAAAAAGGCACTTGAAGAGACTGCCAAACCTGCCGAAGAAGAGGATGCCGAAGCGCAGCCTGATAAAGCGGAAAAGAAGCCAAGTGAGGAGGGTTCCTGA
- a CDS encoding cytochrome c3 family protein, with protein sequence MKIGKLRLNLTSIPVIVFAVSIGLTCSGNFGAKNPTEAEMQQRADIIQIDSMQQFGKLERPAVTFLHQKHTEALEKKNQDCKACHLTEKDRLVFKYMRLEDSSSQAVMDVYHTNCIACHQQTADGGGKSGPLTCGECHQERMDLTSIWEPIGMDRSLHYRHSKAQDKKCERCHHEFDEVTKKLFYAKGKEGTCRYCHQDVTVENRISLREASHIDCINCHRQTLAKFDDAGPITCGGCHDPAQQKLIERLKEVPRMQRNQPDTVFVRTSKAGITDPQQATRMKMVPFSHKSHEEYNDTCRVCHHANLNACVQCHTLQGTKEGKFVTLEESMHRLNVKMSCAGCHEINQRSPECAGCHVSIAKTRQQDPAACQACHMADVAQVAASLQQTEEKELAAMYLNAREPLSAMYPPEDIPETVEINAIKDQYAAVKLPHRKIVQTLSNNIKDNKLVAYFHADKNTLCQACHHHSPAAKKPPSCASCHGRPFDERDPNRPGLMAAYHRQCMECHEAMNLEKPVATNCVACHPKKE encoded by the coding sequence ATGAAAATCGGTAAATTACGGCTTAACCTGACAAGCATCCCAGTGATCGTATTTGCTGTTTCGATTGGTCTAACATGTTCCGGGAATTTCGGGGCCAAAAACCCGACCGAAGCCGAGATGCAGCAGCGGGCCGACATTATCCAGATCGATTCCATGCAGCAATTCGGCAAATTGGAGCGACCGGCGGTAACATTTTTGCACCAGAAGCATACCGAAGCGCTGGAAAAGAAAAACCAGGACTGCAAAGCCTGTCATTTAACCGAAAAAGACCGCCTGGTATTTAAATACATGCGCCTTGAAGATTCCTCCTCCCAGGCGGTAATGGACGTTTACCACACCAACTGCATTGCCTGCCATCAGCAAACCGCGGATGGCGGTGGCAAAAGCGGGCCGCTGACCTGCGGCGAGTGCCATCAGGAACGAATGGATCTTACCTCTATCTGGGAGCCGATCGGTATGGACCGGTCTTTGCACTACCGGCATTCTAAAGCGCAGGATAAAAAGTGTGAACGCTGCCATCACGAATTTGATGAAGTCACTAAGAAGCTGTTTTACGCCAAGGGCAAAGAAGGCACCTGCCGCTATTGTCACCAAGACGTTACTGTGGAAAACCGAATCTCGTTGCGCGAGGCATCACATATAGACTGTATTAATTGCCATCGCCAAACCCTGGCCAAATTCGATGATGCCGGCCCGATAACCTGCGGCGGTTGTCATGACCCCGCCCAACAGAAGCTGATTGAAAGGCTCAAGGAAGTCCCGCGCATGCAGCGCAATCAGCCAGATACGGTTTTTGTGCGCACCAGCAAGGCCGGAATCACAGATCCCCAGCAGGCCACGCGTATGAAGATGGTGCCATTCAGCCACAAGTCTCACGAAGAATACAATGATACCTGTCGGGTGTGCCATCATGCCAATTTAAACGCCTGTGTCCAGTGCCACACGCTACAGGGTACCAAAGAAGGCAAATTTGTGACCCTCGAGGAATCCATGCACCGCTTGAATGTCAAAATGAGCTGCGCGGGGTGTCATGAAATAAACCAGCGTTCCCCCGAGTGCGCCGGCTGTCACGTCAGTATTGCCAAAACCCGGCAGCAGGATCCCGCTGCCTGTCAGGCCTGTCATATGGCAGATGTGGCTCAAGTGGCCGCAAGTCTTCAGCAGACCGAAGAAAAAGAACTGGCTGCTATGTATCTGAACGCACGCGAACCCCTAAGCGCCATGTACCCGCCCGAGGATATTCCTGAAACGGTGGAAATCAATGCAATAAAAGACCAGTATGCGGCGGTGAAGTTGCCGCATCGTAAGATCGTCCAGACACTGTCCAACAATATTAAAGATAACAAGCTGGTGGCCTATTTTCACGCTGACAAAAACACGCTCTGTCAGGCGTGTCACCATCATAGTCCGGCGGCTAAAAAACCGCCCAGCTGTGCCAGCTGCCATGGCCGGCCTTTTGATGAGCGGGACCCGAACAGACCGGGTCTCATGGCCGCCTACCACCGTCAGTGCATGGAATGTCACGAGGCCATGAACCTTGAAAAACCGGTGGCAACGAATTGTGTGGCATGTCACCCGAAAAAAGAATAG
- a CDS encoding Rrf2 family transcriptional regulator: MAITPKKNQYALRAIFELAKYLGQGPKKISEIAEAQSIPMRFLEVILGQLKSSGWVESKRGFYGGYFLKCSPKEISVGDILRFMQGPSRQAECVACVSKGDCPFDGQCAFAPMWNKVDAAMFKIYDETTIHDLLKVEKKTINGKKI; this comes from the coding sequence ATGGCCATTACGCCAAAGAAAAACCAATACGCGTTACGGGCGATTTTTGAACTTGCCAAGTATTTGGGTCAAGGACCCAAAAAAATATCCGAAATCGCCGAGGCCCAATCTATTCCGATGCGCTTTCTGGAAGTAATCCTTGGACAGCTTAAGAGCAGCGGATGGGTCGAATCCAAACGCGGATTCTATGGCGGCTATTTTCTAAAATGTTCCCCTAAAGAGATTTCCGTTGGTGATATCCTGCGATTCATGCAAGGCCCCAGCAGACAAGCTGAATGCGTTGCCTGCGTGTCCAAGGGCGATTGCCCCTTTGACGGTCAGTGTGCCTTTGCGCCGATGTGGAACAAAGTCGACGCCGCCATGTTTAAGATTTATGATGAAACAACCATCCACGACTTACTCAAAGTGGAAAAGAAAACTATTAATGGCAAAAAGATATAA
- the coaE gene encoding dephospho-CoA kinase (Dephospho-CoA kinase (CoaE) performs the final step in coenzyme A biosynthesis.): MQVIGLTGGIATGKSTVSAMLKKAGAIIIDADRIARAVVKKGLPAYREIVEYFGTDILLPDGEINRNALGDIIFNDPAEKKRLNSIVHPRVAAEVDRQLKQFEKTDPQSLVVLDIPLLLEAGMHADLSELIVVYAPQQLQIERLMHRDRISEAEALARVRSQIPIGEKKKKATIVIDNSGTIDHTRQQTLDIFKRLKDSTAR; this comes from the coding sequence GTGCAGGTCATCGGGCTTACAGGCGGAATTGCCACCGGTAAATCAACCGTATCTGCCATGCTAAAAAAAGCAGGGGCCATTATTATCGACGCCGACCGTATTGCCCGGGCAGTGGTTAAAAAAGGATTGCCGGCCTATCGGGAAATCGTCGAATATTTTGGCACTGACATTCTGCTGCCCGACGGTGAGATTAACCGTAATGCGCTGGGTGATATTATTTTCAACGATCCCGCAGAAAAAAAGCGCTTAAACAGCATAGTGCACCCACGGGTCGCAGCAGAAGTCGACCGTCAACTTAAGCAGTTCGAAAAAACCGATCCGCAATCACTTGTTGTTCTGGACATACCACTGCTGTTAGAAGCCGGCATGCACGCAGATTTAAGCGAGCTCATCGTCGTCTATGCGCCGCAGCAACTGCAGATCGAGCGCTTGATGCATAGAGATCGCATTTCAGAAGCCGAAGCCCTTGCCCGTGTGCGCTCTCAAATACCGATAGGGGAAAAGAAAAAAAAAGCCACCATCGTCATTGATAATTCAGGCACCATCGACCACACCCGCCAACAAACCCTTGACATATTTAAACGACTAAAAGACAGTACAGCAAGATAG
- a CDS encoding Re/Si-specific NAD(P)(+) transhydrogenase subunit alpha has translation MNIVVPSEIHPAENRVALLPEHVARLVEKGAQIAVESGIGKTLNIPDEEYKKVGASIESDRHQLYQQADMVLQIRKPAIEDVALLKEESIYVSLMDPFNERELIEAFGKKGVTAISMEMIPRITRAQKMDVLSSQSNLAGYAAVIIAAERIDKIFPMMMTPAGTISPARVFVVGVGVAGLQAIATAKRLGARVDAFDTRPVVEEQVKSLGARFVKIDLGETGQTKDGYAKALTEEQLQKQREGMAKICAASDVVITTAQLFGRKAPLIITAEMVAGMARGSVLVDLAVESGGNIAGSQPDQEVDVNGVRIIGMANLPGKVAVNASQMFSANMHALVDEFWNIEDKRFVLDFEDEILQGCVITHKGEVVNQMIADHYAQASSSG, from the coding sequence ATGAATATTGTCGTACCCAGCGAAATCCATCCTGCGGAAAACCGGGTGGCTCTGCTGCCCGAGCATGTTGCCCGCCTGGTTGAAAAAGGAGCGCAGATAGCGGTTGAGTCCGGTATTGGCAAAACCTTAAACATCCCCGATGAAGAATATAAAAAGGTCGGCGCATCAATTGAATCGGATCGGCATCAATTGTATCAGCAGGCGGATATGGTGCTTCAAATCCGCAAACCGGCCATAGAAGATGTCGCGCTACTTAAAGAAGAAAGCATTTATGTCAGCTTGATGGACCCGTTTAACGAACGCGAGCTGATCGAAGCCTTCGGAAAAAAGGGCGTGACAGCCATTAGCATGGAAATGATCCCGCGAATCACACGGGCTCAGAAAATGGATGTCTTGAGCTCTCAATCAAATCTGGCCGGTTATGCAGCGGTCATTATTGCCGCTGAACGTATCGATAAAATATTTCCGATGATGATGACACCGGCCGGAACCATATCACCAGCCAGGGTGTTTGTGGTCGGTGTCGGTGTGGCCGGCCTGCAGGCCATTGCAACTGCCAAACGGCTGGGGGCACGGGTGGATGCCTTCGACACACGACCGGTGGTTGAAGAGCAGGTCAAATCACTTGGCGCGCGCTTTGTCAAAATTGATCTGGGCGAAACCGGCCAAACGAAAGACGGCTATGCCAAAGCCTTAACCGAAGAACAATTGCAAAAGCAACGGGAAGGAATGGCCAAAATCTGCGCGGCGTCAGATGTGGTCATTACCACCGCCCAGTTATTCGGCCGTAAAGCACCGCTCATCATTACCGCTGAGATGGTTGCGGGGATGGCCAGAGGATCGGTGCTGGTGGACCTGGCGGTGGAATCCGGCGGTAACATTGCCGGCTCACAGCCGGATCAAGAGGTTGATGTCAACGGCGTGCGTATCATCGGAATGGCCAATCTACCGGGCAAGGTGGCAGTCAACGCCAGCCAGATGTTTTCTGCCAACATGCATGCGCTGGTGGATGAATTCTGGAATATAGAAGACAAACGCTTTGTGCTGGATTTTGAGGATGAGATTTTGCAGGGGTGTGTAATCACCCACAAGGGCGAGGTGGTCAATCAGATGATCGCGGATCACTACGCCCAAGCGAGTTCGTCCGGCTAA
- a CDS encoding NAD(P) transhydrogenase subunit alpha produces the protein MSIGLLIFVFILAIFLGVELITKVPSQLHTPLMSGTNAISGITIVGALTAAGTGSDTFAAVVGTIALILATINVVGGYLVTNRMLAMFKRKDQEQK, from the coding sequence ATGTCTATAGGCCTATTGATCTTTGTGTTCATTCTGGCCATCTTCCTGGGGGTGGAACTGATTACCAAAGTGCCATCGCAATTGCATACGCCTTTGATGTCCGGAACAAACGCCATTTCAGGCATCACGATCGTCGGGGCGCTGACGGCAGCCGGCACCGGTTCAGATACCTTTGCCGCAGTTGTGGGGACCATTGCGCTTATTCTGGCCACCATCAACGTGGTCGGCGGATACCTGGTGACCAATCGCATGCTTGCCATGTTTAAGCGCAAGGATCAGGAGCAAAAATGA